The Anopheles merus strain MAF chromosome 2L, AmerM5.1, whole genome shotgun sequence genome has a segment encoding these proteins:
- the LOC121592342 gene encoding DNA repair protein RAD51 homolog 4, translating into MAATQLTADLHPLLTEYVIKKLQKNRLTTVYSFVKVEVEQLLKITNLPAESIVLVKNHLIDQFAGRCQNAQSYPLWPAPSPISTGVPSLDALLQGGGLLPCHIYELCGESGTGKTLLSLTMASNVVKQPGSMAYFIDTKCDFSGRKVQQILDSDDRTLSEQELGHAMARIRVERIFSPDLLVQTVEELAAGRYVDEGTNLKLLIIDSLPSLWYLYQDAQSSVEPLGLLTKLICSLRKLAAQRAVAIVLINLTVRMVEGMTEGKRKLCPNGNYSALGRYWESAPGTRLLLERHEHHRGWSAGYHTVQVWKSNYLRSGERVIVRMTETGVR; encoded by the coding sequence ATGGCTGCCACACAATTAACCGCCGATCTGCACCCGTTGCTAACAGAGTATGTGATCAAAAAGCTGCAAAAGAATCGTCTCACCACGGTGTACAGCTTCGTGAAGGTGGAAGTAGAACAGCTGCTCAAGATCACCAACCTTCCCGCCGAAAGCATCGTGCTGGTGAAGAATCATCTGATCGACCAGTTTGCCGGTCGGTGCCAAAACGCTCAATCGTACCCGTTGTGGCCAGCCCCCAGCCCAATCAGCACGGGAGTTCCATCGCTCGATGCGCTACTGCAGGGAGGAGGACTGCTTCCCTGTCACATTTACGAGCTGTGCGGTGAATCCGGCACGGGCAAAACGTTACTCTCCCTGACGATGGCGTCGAACGTTGTCAAGCAACCGGGCAGCATGGCCTACTTCATCGACACCAAGTGTGACTTTTCTGGTAGAAAGGTACAGCAAATCCTGGACAGCGACGATCGCACTCTGTCCGAGCAGGAGCTGGGCCACGCAATGGCTCGGATACGGGTGGAGCGTATATTTTCACCCGACCTTCTCGTCCAGACGGTGGAAGAGCTTGCGGCGGGAAGGTATGTGGATGAGGGGACGAATCTAAAGCTGCTCATCATCGATTCCCTGCCCTCGCTTTGGTACCTGTACCAGGATGCGCAAAGCTCCGTAGAACCGTTGGGCTTGCTGACGAAGCTAATCTGCTCGCTGCGCAAACTGGCCGCGCAACGAGCCGTCGCAATAGTGTTGATCAACCTGACCGTCCGCATGGTGGAAGGAATGACGGAGGGTAAGCGAAAACTGTGCCCAAACGGTAACTATTCTGCCCTGGGACGGTACTGGGAAAGTGCGCCCGGAACGAGGCTACTTCTCGAGCGACACGAGCATCATCGCGGATGGTCCGCAGGCTACCACACGGTGCAGGTGTGGAAAAGCAACTATCTACGATCGGGCGAGCGGGTGATCGTTCGGATGACTGAGACGGGCGTTCGGTAG
- the LOC121592760 gene encoding uncharacterized protein LOC121592760, producing MFSLVADYGDSEESSASSDSSSSSDDGGGKKESNQPQPGETIQKQSSDLNGDQSSPLPSASALFQSGTARILPGSVFSNPFREAEEAKLASLERHVKMVDPEANAAEQKRKVCWSYKKGRCRFGSKCNFAHDSDLILRKGQAEDDAQDGAPPDEVPVVMVRKLNPPDRKKRPGLSRELVPPKKVLKMYHKEKYGMLK from the exons ATGTTCTCGCTGGTAGCAGATTATGGCGATAGTGAGGAATCGTCCGCATCGTCCgactcttcctcctcctcggaCGACGGTGGCGGAAAGAAGGAATCAAATCAGCCACAACCGGGCGAAACCATTCAAAAGCAGTCTAGTGATTT AAATGGTGACCAATCCAGCCCACTTCCCAGTGCCAGCGCCCTGTTCCAGTCCGGCACGGCTCGCATCCTCCCAGGCAGCGTTTTTAGCAACCCGTTCCGGGAGGCGGAAGAGGCCAAGCTGGCCAGCCTCGAGCGGCACGTCAAGATGGTCGATCCGGAGGCGAATGCGGCCGAGCAGAAGCGGAAGGTGTGCTGGAGCTACAAGAAGGGCCGGTGCCGGTTCGGCAGCAAATGTAACTTTGCGCACGATTCCGATTTGATACTGCGCAAGGGGCAGGCGGAAGATGATGCGCAGGATGGTGCACCGCCGGACGAGGTgccggtggtgatggtgaggAAGCTGAATCCACCGGACCGGAAGAAACGGCCCGGGCTGAGCCGTGAGCTGGTGCCACCGAAGAAGGTGCTGAAGATGTACCACAAGGAAAAATACGGGATGCTTAAGTAG
- the LOC121592759 gene encoding putative deoxyribonuclease TATDN1: MKRLLATNISKIMKFIDIGANLTDPMYQGIYNGSAKHEPDLPHVLERSWTGGLDKIIITVGTLADCAPTFEIVKNDERLFATVGCHPTRCGEFVPDPEGYFASLCQQIEQHREKVVAIGECGLDYDRLQFCDKAIQQQYFEKQLELAAKYDLPLFLHCRNAHDDFAAILQRNRDKLPRRGVVHTFDGSLEVAEALIADGYAIGINGCSLKTEENLSVAAKIPDESIMLETDSPWCEIRPSHAGSKYVRSKYPTVKKKEKWEAGSLIAGRCEPVMISQVLEVLAGIKGKPVAELAEQYYKNTTEMFFPAKHSD; encoded by the exons ATGAAACGACTGCTGGCCACAAATATAAGCAAAATCATGAAGTTTATCG ACATTGGCGCCAACTTAACCGATCCGATGTACCAGGGAATCTACAACGGATCGGCCAAACACGAACCCGATCTGCCGCATGTGCTAGAGCGCAGCTGGACCGGTGGGTTGGACAAAATCATCATCACGGTCGGGACGCTTGCCGACTGTGCGCCAACGTTTGAGATAGTGAAGAACGACG AAAGACTGTTCGCCACGGTCGGTTGCCATCCGACACGGTGCGGTGAGTTTGTGCCGGATCCGGAAGGTTATTTCGCCTCACTCTGCCAGCAGATCGAGCAGCACCGGGAGAAGGTGGTAGCGATCGGCGAGTGTGGCCTCGATTACGATCGGCTGCAGTTCTGCGACAAAGCGATCCAGCAGCAGTACTTCGAGAAGCAGCTCGAGCTGGCCGCCAAATACGATCTCCCGCTGTTCCTGCACTGCCGCAACGCGCACGACGACTTTGCCGCCATACTGCAGCGAAACCGGGACAAGCTGCCCCGGCGTGGTGTGGTGCACACGTTCGACGGTTCGCTCGAGGTGGCGGAAGCGCTTATAGCGGATGGGTACGCAATCGGGATCAACGGTTGTTCACTGAAGACGGAGGAAAATCTGTCGGTGGCGGCCAAAATTCCGGACGAATCGATCATGCTCGAAACGGACAGCCCGTGGTGCGAGATACGGCCGTCCCATGCCGGTTCGAAGTACGTCCGCAGTAAATATCCTAcggtgaagaagaaggaaaagtgGGAGGCCGGTTCACTGATCGCGGGACGATGCGAACCGGTCATGATCAG cCAAGTGCTGGAAGTGCTTGCGGGTATTAAGGGGAAGCCGGTGGCCGAGCTGGCCGAACAGTACTACAAAAACACGACAGAAATGTTCTTCCCAGCGAAGCATAGTGACTGA
- the LOC121592761 gene encoding protein SGT1 homolog, translating to MAKVKYDWYQTETAVTVTILLKNAADKNYSVQLEQNTLTLRADDTEPLVLTLWNPINTEQSTHKATPSKVEVKLAKLIGQRWEALERKAPEQSAAAGSAAAAKKKHDWDKITKEIEKDDETKDDVSDLFKKIYADASEDTRKAMMKSYYESGGTVLSTNWAEVGAKQVEVKPPDGCEYKKW from the exons ATGGCAAAGGTGAAATACGACTGGTACCAAACAGAAACGGCCGTCACGGTGACGATTCTGCTGAAAAATGCGGCCGACAAGAACTACTCCGTCCAGCTGGAGCAAAACACGCTCACGCTACGGGCGGACGATACCGAACCGCTCGTCCTGACGCTCTGGAACCCGATCAACACGGAGCAGAGCACGCACAAAGCCACCCCGAGCAAGGTGGAGGTGAAGCTGGCGAAGCTGATCGGCCAGCGGTGGGAAGCGCTGGAACGGAAGGCACCGGAGCAATCGGCGGCGGCTGGCAGTGCGGCCGCGGCCAAGAAGAAGCACGATTGGGACAAAATCACGAAAGAAATCGAAAAGGACGATGAG ACAAAGGACGACGTGAGCGACCTGTTCAAGAAGATCTACGCCGACGCTAGCGAGGACACGCGGAAGGCGATGATGAAGTCGTACTACGAGTCGGGCGGCACCGTGCTCAGCACCAACTGGGCGGAGGTCGGTGCCAAACAGGTCGAAGTGAAGCCACCGGATGGATGCGAATACAAAAAGTGGTAG
- the LOC121592461 gene encoding deubiquitinase OTUD6B: protein MSDPQLPEPETDREEVMARHRKEKKELQCKIQSMKKLKVDKKRKKEIQEEIANLEQEIEQRHAEELNRLNLTDASEQPAAQELPPSTPPTNGGDANEESNPEKPEKPETRLSKAQRRRDKKAQDNRDREEQIKQESALLQKSSPRVLEDNRINGLLLKRGMLSHAVPADGDCLYTAINHQLVQRGIGSYSVPELRRMTADYIEANRDTLICYMSHPDTGEMLSEPEFDKYCKQVRSTKAWGGEIEIKALASSLRCPIEVIQAEGPSTVHGEDESADRKLVLTYHRFMYRLGEHYNSTKPIPVQEREGE, encoded by the coding sequence ATGAGCGATCCACAACTGCCAGAACCGGAAACTGACCGGGAGGAGGTGATGGCCCGCCACCGCAAGGAGAAGAAGGAACTACAGTGCAAAATACAATCGATGAAGAAGCTGAAGGtggacaaaaaaaggaagaaagaaatCCAGGAAGAGATTGCGAACCTCGAGCAGGAGATAGAGCAACGGCACGCGGAAGAGCTGAACCGGCTGAATCTTACCGACGCATCAGAACAACCAGCGGCCCAAGAACTCCCACCATCCACACCACCGACTAACGGCGGGGATGCAAACGAAGAATCTAACCCGGAAAAGCCGGAAAAGCCGGAAACGCGACTCTCAAAAGCACAGCGCCGCAGGGACAAGAAAGCGCAGGACAATCGGGATCGCGAGGAACAGATCAAGCAGGAGTCGGCGCTGCTGCAGAAAAGCTCCCCCCGGGTGCTGGAGGACAATCGCATCAATGGGCTGCTGCTGAAGCGGGGCATGCTGTCCCACGCCGTGCCGGCCGACGGTGACTGTCTCTACACGGCCATCAACCATCAGCTGGTGCAGCGGGGCATCGGTTCGTACAGTGTGCCCGAGCTGCGCCGGATGACCGCGGACTATATCGAGGCAAACCGGGACACACTGATCTGCTACATGAGCCATCCGGATACGGGAGAGATGCTGAGCGAGCCCGAGTTCGACAAGTACTGCAAGCAGGTGCGGTCGACCAAGGCCTGGGGCGGTGAGATTGAGATCAAAGCGCTAGCGAGCAGTCTGCGATGCCCGATCGAGGTCATACAGGCCGAGGGACCGTCGACGGTGCACGGGGAGGACGAAAGTGCGGATCGGAAGCTGGTGCTGACGTACCATCGGTTTATGTACCGGCTGGGGGAGCATTACAACTCGACCAAACCGATCCCGGTACAGGAGAGGGAAGGAGAATGA